The Halictus rubicundus isolate RS-2024b unplaced genomic scaffold, iyHalRubi1_principal scaffold0065, whole genome shotgun sequence genomic sequence CGAGCTCCGGTCTCGTTCAGTTGTTGCAgggtcaccaagaggcaggagcaCTGGGACTCAAATGGAGCACGGCGAACGACACTCTGTCTCTTGCGGCTCCGAAGCTCAGGACTGCCACATCAGGTCAACGATGGACCAAACGATCGGTTTTGTCTGAGACGGCCAGGCTTTTCGATCCATTGGGGTGGCTGTCTCTGATCAGCATTGCCGCGAAGATCCTGCTGCAGGACCTCTGGTTGTCTGGATTGTCGTGGGACGAGCCACTGTCTGAGCTGTTTTCCGAGCGATGGAAGCAACTTCGATTCGAGATGGAGAGGACCGATCGAATCACAGTTCCGAGATGGATTGGCTATCGTGCGGCGACCAGCGACAGTATAGAGCTGCACGGATTCAGCGACGCGTCGGAAAGGGCATACTCCGCAGCCGTCTTCATAAGGGTGCCAGTTACCGGTGCAAGGGCCGAGACGCACCTACTGATGGCGAAGACCAAGGTCGCTCCAACGAAACCACAGAGCATTCCCAGGCTGGAGCTGTGCGGCGCTCTACTGCTGGCCCGATTGCTGAGAGCAGTAGGAGATTCGATGCGGCCTCACAGCGTGACTATGCATGCgtggaccgatgcatcggtcgtcCTAGCCTGGGTGAGGTCTCATGCTTCCAGGTGGAAACCGTTTGTGGCACATAGGGTGGCCGAGATCCAGCGCCTGCTACCGGACGTTGAGTGGCGACacgcgaggacagacgaaaatcctgcggaccttgccacgcgtgggatttcagcgcaggtactggtcgacgatgacctctggtggagcggtccctcgtggttgtcagggcctcaggaggattggcctggcgcacgtgacgtcgacgagagcgaggctccggagcgcagagtgacggtgacgacgacgatggtAAGTAAGACGAAGTCCGGCGACCATCCCAGTCTGCGAGCCGTCTTCGAATCGCCCTGGGACCCTCTCCGATTCTCGTCAGCGTTGAGGCTGGTCCGAGTGACCGCGTATATGCGACGCTTCGCAAACAACGCTCGCTCCATCGGTACACCGCAGCACGGGTTCCTGACAGCCACTGAAATCGACGAGGCGTGGGTGAGCGTCCACCGAATGAGTCAAGCTGACGACTTTGGCGACGAACTTGCGGAAATGGAGAAGGGTAAGATAGTCAAATCGACCTCGACCCTCGTTTCTCTTCGGCCGATTATAGATCGTCAAGGTGTCTTACGAGTGGGAGGACGACTGGACCACGCAGCAGTTTCATTCGACCAGAGACATCCTGTGATAGTCGACCGACAGTCTCCGTTGGCATCATTGTTGATCCGGTCAGCTCATCTTCGGACGCTCCATGGGGGAGTGAACTTGACGCGGGCGACGCTCAGGCTCCGCCACTGGATTCCGCGAGACAAGACGCTGGTGAAACGGGTCGTAAAAGGTTGCGTTACCTGCACTCGACTCCAAGGGCGTACCAGCAACCAGCAAATGGGAATGCTGCCTGCCCAGCGAGTGCAACCAGCCAGGGCATTCTCGGTCAGCGGAGTCGATTATGCTGGTCCGATTCCGATGCTCATGACGAGAGCAAGAGGGCAACGGACCACCAAAGGATACATCGTCGTTTTCGTGTGCCTGTGCACGAAGGCGGTCCACTTAGATGTCGTGTCCGATTTGTCCTCAGCCTCCTTCATCGCCGCTTTCAAACGCTTCGTAGCCAGACGCGGAAGATGTCACCAGATGCTGAGTGACAACGCTACGACGTTCAGAGGTGCCGATCAGCTTCTGAAGCGCATGTTCAACGCTGCATCGACCTTTTACAAGGAAACGGCGGAATTGCTGGCCGCCGACGGAACGGAATGGAGGTTCATACCGCCGTATTCTCCTCATTTCGGCGGTctgtgggaagcggccgtgaaatccgCGAAGAGGCATCTACGACGCACAATAGGGGAACAACAGCTCACCTTCGAGGAGCTTTCCACCCTGCTGTGCCAAGTGGAAGCTTGTATGAACTCTCGACCCCTCTCCGCCTTGTCCGACGATCCAAATGATCCTCCCTTCCTCACGCCGAATCATCTGGTTAACGCTTCTTCTTTGTGCGCAGTTCCAGAACCGGGTGACGAAATCACGTACGACGCAGGCCGACGGAGATGGAACCTTGTATCCAGACTTCTGGAAGGTTTCTGGCAGCGGTGGCGTACCGAATACCTGAGCCAGCTGCAGACTCTCCCGAAATGGCAAAGGGCACGGGAGAATCTTGCTGTCGGAGCGGTCGTGCTCCTGAAGGACGATCTCGCGCCGCCTACGAAATGGCCTCTCGGACGAGTCGTCGAAGTGCATCGGGGATCCGACGGACGAGTACGTGTGGCTGCCGTGAAGACCGCTACCCGTACCACCACCAGAGCCATCCAACGCCTTGTACCGCTCATTTCCTCAGAGCATTCCACCGGCGAGGAAACATGACTCttttcacggcgggcggtgcTTAGACGCACACTGTATATATtgcaaataattgtaaataactgtaaatATCTGTAGTAATATCTGTATTATTTCGTTGCCGACCCGAcaacgaggcgggcggtatgttcgaacaatcagctgttcggtgccgatgtgcgtccgcacgcacacacagcaaattagcgaatgTCGAAccttgtttgtatcgaggactcggccgtcgtcgcggttcgtctccctccctccccgcacacttcgggcggaccgagtagttcggggtgcgcggcgaggggagagagccgcgtcaatatacacggcaatccgtcgagccctcgctctcttttccgagaatcgcagtggtaacactaataaatcagttagctctcccacaaatcacattttatttctctcaatcattcggatcgtaagttaaaggttcctcgttacggaacccaacgaagacccaaaacagataggatagagaatagtataggataaatgaaattataggatagaggataggataggatacaggataggataggataggatagagaatagtatagcatagatgatattataggatagaatataagataggatagaggataggatcgtatagaggatgggataggtgattggataacatagaggataggatagggtagatgataggatagagaataggataggatagaggataggataggatagaggataggatcggatagaggataggatatgatagagaatagtataggatataggataggataggatagaggatacgatattatagaggataggataggatagaggataggatcggatagaggttaggataggggattggataggatggaggataggataggatagaggataggataggataggggataggatagggtagagggtaggataggataggatagaggataggataggatagaggataggataggattgaggataggataggatagaggatacgatattatagagaataggatagaggataggatcggatagaggataggatagggaattggataggatagaggataggataggatagaggataggataggatagaggataggatagggtagagggtaggataggataggatagaggataggatagggtagaggataggataggatagaggataggatcggatagaggaaaggattggatagaggataggataggggattggataggatagaggataggataggacacaggataggatatgatagaggataggatagaggataggatagaggataggatagaggataggatagaggataggatagaacattggataggatagaggataggataggatgtaggataggataggatagaggataggataggatagaggataggaccggatagaggatagtataggatagatgatattataggatagaggataggatagggtagaggataggatagagaataggataggatagaggattggataggatagaggatattataggatagaggataggataggatagatgataggataggatagaagataggataggggattggataggatagaggatatgatagagaatacgatattatagaggataggataggatagaggatattataggatagaggataggataggatagaggatagaataggataggatagaggataggatagggttgaggaaaggataggattgaggataggataggatagtggataggataggggattggataggatacaggataggataggataggatagagaatagtatagcatagatgatattataggatagaatataagataggatagaggataggatcgtatagaggatgggataggtgattggataacatagaggataggatagggtagatgataggatagagaataggataggatagaggataggataggatagaggatacgatattatagaggataggatcggatagaggttaggataggggattggataggatagaggataggataggatagaggataggataggataggggataggatagggtagagggtaggataggataggatagaggataggatagggtagaggataggataggattgaggataggatataatagaggatacgatattatagaggataggagaggatagaggataggatcggatagaggataggataggggattggataggatagaggataggataggatagaggataggataggataggggataggatagggtagagggtaggataggataggatagaggataggatagggtagaggataggataggattgaggaaaggataggatagaggatacgatattatagaggataggagaggatagaggataggataggatagaggataggatagggtagagggtaggataggatagggtagaggataggataggatagaggataggatcggatagaggagaggatcggatagaggatagtataggatagaggataggataggatagagaatagt encodes the following:
- the LOC143363593 gene encoding uncharacterized protein LOC143363593; the encoded protein is MVSKTKSGDHPSLRAVFESPWDPLRFSSALRLVRVTAYMRRFANNARSIGTPQHGFLTATEIDEAWVSVHRMSQADDFGDELAEMEKGKIVKSTSTLVSLRPIIDRQGVLRVGGRLDHAAVSFDQRHPVIVDRQSPLASLLIRSAHLRTLHGGVNLTRATLRLRHWIPRDKTLVKRVVKGCVTCTRLQGRTSNQQMGMLPAQRVQPARAFSVSGVDYAGPIPMLMTRARGQRTTKGYIVVFVCLCTKAVHLDVVSDLSSASFIAAFKRFVARRGRCHQMLSDNATTFRGADQLLKRMFNAASTFYKETAELLAADGTEWRFIPPYSPHFGGLWEAAVKSAKRHLRRTIGEQQLTFEELSTLLCQVEACMNSRPLSALSDDPNDPPFLTPNHLVNASSLCAVPEPGDEITYDAGRRRWNLVSRLLEGFWQRWRTEYLSQLQTLPKWQRARENLAVGAVVLLKDDLAPPTKWPLGRVVEVHRGSDGRVRVAAVKTATRTTTRAIQRLVPLISSEHSTGEET
- the LOC143363592 gene encoding uncharacterized protein LOC143363592 → MFRQIKVHPEDRDWQRIVWRNDPSEEVRDFRLTTVTYGTTSAPYLASRVLLQLADDEKARFPRGAAILRANSYVDDILAGGDDIDDTEEARRQLTDTLTAGGFPLDKWATNYLSSSSGLVQLLQGHQEAGALGLKWSTANDTLSLAAPKLRTATSGQRWTKRSVLSETARLFDPLGWLSLISIAAKILLQDLWLSGLSWDEPLSELFSERWKQLRFEMERTDRITVPRWIGYRAATSDSIELHGFSDASERAYSAAVFIRVPVTGARAETHLLMAKTKVAPTKPQSIPRLELCGALLLARLLRAVGDSMRPHSVTMHAWTDASVVLAWGGRDPAPATGR